The stretch of DNA CCTTTGCTAGCGCGCCTCTTTTGATTACATTACCCATCGGGAACATAGATACCCCTCCCTCTCTTGCTCTAACAGCCCAAGCGCTCATTGCGATCGCCAAAGAGCGCGCTGTTACCACCATAGTTTTTGGGAATCCGCTACCTATGCAAAAAGCTTACGCTTCTAGTCTGCAATCAGAAATTCAAGAATTGGCAGCGCTTGTCCAAGAGATGACCTCTTTGGAAGTGGTCCTTTGGGATGAGCGCCTGTCCTCCGCACAAGCTGAACGCATGTTAAAAAATGATTGCGGACTCAGCAGAAAACAACGAAAACATTCTTCCGATAGTCTTGCTGCGACATTAATTCTTTCTAGTTTTTTAGATTTTCGAAAATTTTATTAGAATCATGCCGGGATAAAGCCAGCTGTTTAGGAGAGAAATCTTTTTGAGCACATATTCATTTTTTTGGTATCGTGAGCTTCCTTTTAGGAATTAACTCTTTACATTAGGTTGTACCGTGGAAGAAATAAAAGAAATCGGCCCCACATTACCAGCCTGTCCTCCTTGTGTCATGGTTATCTTTGGAGCTACAGGAGATTTAACCGCAAGGAAGCTCTTTCCCGCTTTATACAATTTAACGAAAGAAGGACGTTTGTCCGAACATTTCGTCTGTGTAGGATTTGCTAGACGGCCTAAATCTCATGAGCAATTTCGTGAAGAGATGAAGCAAGCCGTTCAAAATTTTTCTCGTTCGTCAGAAATAGATATTCGAGTCTGGGAAAGCCTTGAAAATAGAATCTTCTATCATCAAGCGAATTTTTCTGATGAAGAGGGCTTTGCTTCTTTAAAAACATTTTTAGAACAGCTGGATCATGAGTACGGCACGCAGGGAAACCGCCTTTTCTATCTCTCTACACCTCCAGATTATTTCCAAGACATCATCCGCAATCTAAACAGACATCAGCTGTTTTATCATGAGCAAGGGGCCCAACAGCCTTGGTCTAGGCTAATTATAGAAAAACCTTTTGGAGTGAATTTAGAAACGGCTCAGGAGCTCCAGCAATGTATTGATGCGAATATCGATGAAGAGTCTGTTTATCGAATAGATCATTATTTGGGG from Chlamydia suis encodes:
- the ruvX gene encoding Holliday junction resolvase RuvX encodes the protein MDKQKEVFLGVDYGKKRIGLAFASAPLLITLPIGNIDTPPSLALTAQALIAIAKERAVTTIVFGNPLPMQKAYASSLQSEIQELAALVQEMTSLEVVLWDERLSSAQAERMLKNDCGLSRKQRKHSSDSLAATLILSSFLDFRKFY